A single genomic interval of Fibrobacter sp. UWB4 harbors:
- the rsfS gene encoding ribosome silencing factor, with protein MTATNNQDFSETVKLGAGILFELRAQNVQLIDLRGVKNEADYFLIATCESEAQMQAILNELTKEFKARKLHYVGVEYKEGVRWAIFDAGLDLMVHLFEEEKRNEISFDRLYADGKLMNLDEHDFIREDAKKSGDDNELI; from the coding sequence ATGACAGCAACAAATAACCAAGATTTTTCTGAAACCGTTAAGCTTGGTGCAGGAATCCTTTTTGAACTTCGCGCCCAGAACGTGCAGCTCATCGACCTCCGCGGTGTCAAAAACGAAGCGGATTACTTCCTCATCGCCACTTGCGAAAGTGAAGCCCAGATGCAGGCCATTCTGAATGAACTTACCAAGGAATTCAAGGCTCGCAAGCTCCACTACGTTGGTGTAGAATACAAGGAAGGTGTGCGTTGGGCCATCTTCGATGCTGGTCTTGACCTGATGGTTCACCTCTTCGAAGAAGAAAAGAGAAACGAAATTTCCTTCGACCGCCTCTATGCAGACGGCAAACTCATGAACCTCGACGAACACGACTTCATCCGCGAAGACGCTAAGAAGTCTGGAGACGACAATGAACTCATTTAA
- a CDS encoding LytR C-terminal domain-containing protein, translating into MEKFYLLQVMNVQSIQACKKLRKALTILTLLPVATAFCGCEEEKPAPVVRKVHNIKGEVEVLNSCSMKGAATQMRAFLRNNGFDVVHIGNDRLQNYDETIIVLRNPEWEGAQALAATLKTKNVLVLLDKNATVDAVVHTGRDFQQIIEPDQGEQNDSNK; encoded by the coding sequence GTGGAGAAATTCTATCTTTTGCAGGTGATGAATGTTCAGTCAATCCAAGCTTGCAAAAAGCTTCGCAAAGCCTTGACGATATTGACGCTGTTGCCTGTCGCTACAGCGTTTTGTGGCTGCGAAGAAGAAAAGCCAGCGCCAGTCGTTCGCAAAGTTCATAACATCAAAGGCGAAGTCGAAGTGCTGAACAGCTGTAGCATGAAAGGTGCCGCCACCCAGATGCGCGCTTTCTTACGCAATAATGGATTTGATGTCGTCCATATCGGCAATGACCGCCTCCAGAACTACGACGAAACGATCATCGTGCTTAGGAACCCGGAATGGGAAGGTGCACAGGCTCTCGCCGCCACCTTAAAGACAAAGAACGTTCTTGTTTTACTCGACAAAAACGCCACAGTCGATGCCGTCGTACACACAGGTAGAGATTTTCAACAAATAATAGAACCCGATCAGGGAGAACAAAATGACAGCAACAAATAA
- a CDS encoding flotillin family protein, with product MPENIIIPAILLIVALLVVVFVMSYIKAAPDEAIIVSGIQKQPRIIIGRAGLRIPFFERADHLSLQLIQIDVKTGSPVPTKDYINVSVDAVVTAKISDNPDRLKSSAQNFLNKKPEDIRAMIVDILEGNMREIVGRMQLVDLVGDRKQVSELVLENAIPDLEKLGIVVQTFNIQNFEDANGVIENLGVDKTSAIRKAAAISKANAERDISVAQSQAKKEANDAAVAAELEIAQKQNDLAVKKANLQKISDTEKAIADAAYEIQKQTQQKEINVAQAEAEVAKQEKEIEIRERMVAVTEKELQAQIEKKAEAERQAQIQRSEAELFQQQKDAEAVRYKEEQRAKAIKQIADAEKEKAFAEAEATKAKALAEAEATKAKGLAEAEAIKAQGLAEAEALNKKAEAMKLYGDAARQEMQLKTIEKYFEQMPQIAAAIAKPMEKIGNITMYGEGNTAKLTGDITKTLTQVTNGLTDSLGIDLRTVLGSMFGAKLAGVTKNDDPKADNKK from the coding sequence ATGCCAGAAAACATTATTATTCCAGCCATTCTCCTAATCGTAGCACTCCTAGTAGTTGTCTTTGTCATGTCCTACATCAAGGCAGCTCCGGACGAAGCGATTATCGTTTCCGGCATCCAGAAGCAACCGCGCATCATCATCGGGCGTGCAGGCCTTCGCATTCCGTTCTTCGAACGCGCCGACCACCTTTCTCTTCAGTTGATCCAGATTGACGTGAAAACCGGTAGCCCCGTCCCCACCAAGGATTACATCAACGTCTCAGTCGATGCTGTGGTGACCGCCAAGATTTCGGACAATCCGGACCGTCTCAAATCCTCTGCTCAGAACTTCTTGAACAAGAAGCCCGAAGATATCCGCGCCATGATTGTCGATATTCTCGAAGGTAACATGCGCGAAATTGTTGGCCGCATGCAACTCGTAGACCTCGTGGGCGATCGCAAGCAGGTCTCTGAACTTGTGCTCGAAAACGCAATCCCGGACCTTGAAAAGCTCGGTATCGTGGTGCAGACGTTCAACATCCAGAACTTCGAAGACGCAAACGGCGTAATTGAAAATCTCGGTGTCGATAAGACATCTGCCATCCGCAAGGCGGCCGCTATTTCAAAGGCAAACGCCGAACGAGACATCAGCGTTGCTCAATCTCAAGCGAAAAAAGAAGCAAACGACGCCGCAGTTGCCGCCGAACTTGAAATTGCACAGAAACAAAACGACCTCGCCGTGAAAAAAGCGAACCTGCAAAAGATTTCCGATACCGAAAAGGCAATCGCTGACGCGGCCTACGAAATCCAGAAGCAGACGCAACAAAAGGAAATCAACGTGGCTCAGGCCGAAGCAGAAGTCGCGAAGCAAGAAAAGGAAATTGAAATTCGCGAACGCATGGTCGCCGTGACAGAAAAAGAGCTTCAAGCTCAAATCGAAAAGAAAGCCGAAGCCGAACGCCAGGCACAAATCCAGCGCTCCGAAGCAGAACTTTTCCAGCAACAGAAAGACGCAGAAGCCGTCCGCTACAAGGAAGAGCAGCGTGCCAAGGCCATCAAGCAGATTGCAGACGCCGAAAAGGAAAAAGCCTTTGCAGAAGCCGAAGCCACTAAAGCAAAAGCCTTAGCCGAAGCTGAAGCCACAAAGGCAAAGGGTCTCGCCGAAGCTGAAGCCATCAAGGCGCAGGGTCTTGCCGAAGCAGAAGCGCTCAACAAGAAGGCCGAAGCCATGAAACTTTACGGTGACGCCGCCCGCCAGGAAATGCAGCTCAAGACCATCGAAAAGTACTTCGAGCAGATGCCGCAAATCGCAGCCGCCATCGCAAAGCCGATGGAAAAGATTGGCAACATCACCATGTACGGCGAAGGCAACACGGCAAAGCTCACTGGCGACATCACCAAGACGCTCACGCAGGTCACAAACGGCCTCACCGATTCGCTCGGCATCGACCTCCGCACCGTACTCGGTTCCATGTTCGGTGCAAAGCTCGCTGGAGTCACCAAAAACGACGATCCCAAAGCCGACAACAAAAAATAA
- the panD gene encoding aspartate 1-decarboxylase: MQLELLKSKIHRATVTDANLNYEGSITIARDLMDAAGILPFEKVGVLDVNNGSRLDTYVIEGKAGSGVICLNGAAARLVQPGDLVIIVAYATMSPEEAKTWKPTVIRVNGKNEIIEKI, encoded by the coding sequence ATGCAGCTAGAATTACTTAAAAGCAAAATTCATCGCGCAACAGTTACGGATGCGAACCTCAACTATGAAGGCTCCATCACTATAGCCCGCGATCTGATGGATGCAGCAGGCATCCTCCCCTTCGAAAAAGTTGGCGTCCTTGACGTCAATAATGGTTCCCGCCTTGATACGTATGTGATCGAAGGCAAAGCCGGTTCTGGCGTGATTTGCTTGAACGGTGCCGCAGCGCGCCTTGTTCAGCCGGGAGACCTCGTGATTATCGTGGCTTACGCAACGATGTCCCCAGAAGAAGCCAAGACCTGGAAGCCAACCGTTATCCGCGTCAACGGCAAAAACGAAATTATCGAAAAAATCTAA
- a CDS encoding SPOR domain-containing protein — protein sequence MAKYFIHNLVITGALSAFATTASFAEAAPTLATAQKAYVNGNWKVAAAAYEQVCPNEPEATRTECYLWNVLALSQTGIAADFSKAGKRLDSLIDKTNPQQAIYADLMMTKAQFQMYLGRYNKAAESLVHAIETSQPHQVTVLQKVCAAVQDRAHSEELNEACKNLGNPEAMKQATAKKEQAQAKAEQAANNNAAKVVEPKAAANTVTAEPAQTKAPEAKPVETKSTWQLQLGAFGVKSNADLLVDNLKKRNINCTISQNTLESGKVLYIVRTGPFDTKESAVDYGAKKLAPLNVEFRPMLIKQSL from the coding sequence ATGGCTAAATATTTTATTCACAATTTGGTTATTACAGGCGCACTGAGCGCGTTTGCCACCACAGCATCCTTCGCTGAGGCCGCTCCGACTCTCGCCACCGCCCAAAAAGCTTACGTCAACGGCAACTGGAAAGTCGCCGCCGCCGCATATGAGCAGGTTTGCCCAAACGAGCCCGAAGCCACTCGCACAGAATGCTATTTATGGAACGTGCTTGCGCTTTCGCAAACAGGCATCGCCGCTGATTTCAGCAAGGCGGGCAAGCGTCTCGACAGTCTCATCGACAAGACGAACCCGCAGCAAGCCATTTACGCGGACCTCATGATGACTAAGGCTCAGTTCCAGATGTACCTTGGCCGCTACAACAAGGCCGCCGAATCCCTCGTACATGCTATTGAAACGTCGCAACCGCATCAAGTGACCGTGCTGCAGAAAGTCTGCGCAGCCGTCCAAGACCGCGCCCACAGCGAAGAGCTGAACGAAGCCTGCAAAAACCTCGGCAATCCGGAAGCCATGAAGCAAGCCACCGCCAAGAAGGAACAAGCTCAAGCCAAGGCAGAACAGGCCGCAAACAATAACGCAGCCAAAGTCGTTGAACCCAAGGCCGCAGCAAACACCGTCACAGCCGAACCCGCACAAACAAAGGCTCCCGAGGCAAAGCCTGTCGAAACGAAATCTACATGGCAACTGCAGCTAGGCGCATTCGGAGTCAAGTCCAACGCCGATTTGCTCGTAGACAATCTTAAAAAGCGCAACATCAACTGCACCATCAGCCAGAACACGCTTGAAAGCGGCAAAGTCCTCTATATCGTGCGCACAGGCCCATTCGATACAAAGGAAAGCGCAGTAGATTACGGTGCAAAAAAGCTGGCTCCGCTCAATGTGGAATTTAGGCCAATGCTTATCAAGCAATCCCTTTAA
- the miaB gene encoding tRNA (N6-isopentenyl adenosine(37)-C2)-methylthiotransferase MiaB, translated as MKKYHLATYGCQMNEYDSAMIAQELDMCGCVETNNQEDADIIIVNTCSVREKAEETAIVNISKLKYLRKKNPDVKVVVCGCMAKNRGPELLKRLKNVNYIVGPDQYRKIPELLFGDAQSPLHKTHHKMFIDEDRDENYLGEYAKLQNDVSAFVAIQRGCNKRCSYCIVPYLRGPEKYRDMDDVLTEVKRAADKGITEVMLLGQTVNAYKTPNADFTTLLTKVSEIGGIKRIRFTSPHPRHYTNELIDVLLNNPKVCHYAHIPLQSGSDAILKKMRRQHNMDQYMTVIEQLRSKDPYYAISTDVICGFVGETDEDFEQTIKAFEACQFDTAYMFIYSPRKGTESFNEAEILTPEEKSARHSRLVELQNAITLKRNQMMIGRTEEILVEHGSTRDKTELVGKTDNFKKVIFKPEEGRIIKPGDYVKVKIDDIRGWTLRGTLV; from the coding sequence ATGAAAAAATACCACTTGGCCACATACGGCTGCCAGATGAACGAATACGACTCCGCGATGATTGCGCAGGAGCTGGACATGTGCGGTTGCGTCGAGACGAACAACCAGGAAGACGCCGACATCATCATCGTGAACACCTGCAGCGTACGTGAAAAGGCCGAGGAAACAGCCATTGTCAACATCAGCAAGCTCAAGTACTTGCGCAAGAAGAATCCCGACGTGAAAGTCGTCGTGTGCGGTTGCATGGCCAAGAATCGCGGGCCGGAACTGCTCAAGCGCCTCAAGAACGTGAACTACATCGTAGGCCCGGACCAGTACCGCAAAATTCCTGAACTTCTGTTCGGGGATGCCCAGAGCCCGCTGCACAAGACGCACCACAAGATGTTCATCGACGAAGACCGCGACGAGAACTACCTCGGCGAATACGCGAAGCTCCAGAATGACGTGAGCGCATTCGTCGCGATCCAGCGCGGTTGCAACAAGCGCTGCAGCTACTGCATCGTGCCGTACCTCCGCGGTCCCGAGAAATACCGCGACATGGACGACGTGCTGACAGAAGTCAAGCGAGCCGCCGACAAGGGCATCACCGAAGTGATGTTGCTCGGCCAGACGGTGAATGCCTACAAGACGCCAAACGCAGACTTCACGACATTACTGACAAAAGTTTCTGAAATCGGTGGTATCAAGCGCATCCGCTTTACAAGCCCGCACCCGCGCCATTACACGAACGAACTCATCGACGTTCTCTTGAACAACCCGAAGGTCTGCCATTACGCGCACATTCCGCTCCAAAGCGGCTCCGACGCCATCCTCAAGAAGATGCGCCGCCAGCACAACATGGATCAGTACATGACCGTCATCGAGCAGTTGCGCAGCAAGGATCCGTACTACGCGATTTCGACAGACGTCATCTGCGGATTCGTGGGCGAAACTGACGAAGATTTTGAACAGACGATCAAGGCATTCGAAGCTTGCCAATTCGACACGGCCTACATGTTCATCTACAGCCCGCGCAAAGGCACCGAATCGTTCAATGAAGCCGAAATCCTCACGCCCGAAGAAAAGTCGGCACGCCATTCGCGCCTCGTAGAACTCCAGAACGCCATCACGCTCAAGCGCAACCAGATGATGATTGGCCGCACCGAAGAAATCCTCGTCGAGCACGGCTCCACCCGCGACAAGACAGAACTCGTCGGCAAGACGGACAACTTCAAGAAGGTCATTTTCAAGCCGGAAGAAGGCCGCATCATCAAGCCGGGCGATTACGTCAAGGTGAAAATTGACGATATCCGTGGCTGGACGCTCCGCGGAACCCTAGTGTAG